The proteins below come from a single Triticum aestivum cultivar Chinese Spring chromosome 5D, IWGSC CS RefSeq v2.1, whole genome shotgun sequence genomic window:
- the LOC123124981 gene encoding BURP domain-containing protein 15: MARLLVLAVTATVLMAQSGQPASAARTSPAEAFWRAALPDATMPDAILELLPQGDHHASTEQGAYMNAETDTPEGAVEAVEDKDPPPPMNFNYDYDDALPRSEATSAPSPDVLLNRAAVVTPSSTVFFLEDAVRVGESLPFHRIHRATAAAEASAEQPLELYTVRSVRAVEGSSFVLCRGEAGEGAVYGCRATGPARAYVLALAGERGDAAMTAVAVSRWDPEHAAFRLLGVKPGGAAVCHAVPDAQVLPAMNGKSPAAN, translated from the exons ATGGCGCGCCTCCTCGTTCTCGCCGTCACGGCCACGGTTCTCATG GCTCAATCCGGGCAGCCGGCGTCTGCTGCGCGGACGTCGCCGGCGGAGGCCTTCTGGCGCGCCGCCCTGCCCGACGCCACCATGCCGGACGCCATCCTCGAGCTCCTGCCCCAGGGTGATCACCACGCATCAACGGAACAGGGCGCGTACATGAATGCAGAGACCGACACACCGGAAGGCGCGGTCGAGGCCGTGGAGGACAAGGACCCGCCGCCGCCCATGAACTTCAACTACGACTACGACGACGCCTTGCCCCGGAGCGAAGCCACCAGCGCCCCCTCCCCCGACGTCCTACTAAACCGCGCTGCCGTCGTCACGCCGTCGTCGACGGTGTTCTTCCTCGAGGACGCGGTGCGCGTCGGGGAGAGCCTGCCCTTCCACAGGATCCAtcgggccaccgccgccgccgaggcgTCGGCAGAGCAGCCGCTGGAGCTGTACACCGTCCGCTCCGTGAGGGCGGTCGAGGGGTCCAGTTTCGTCCTGTGCCGGGGAGAAGCCGGCGAAGGGGCCGTGTACGGGTGCcgcgccaccggcccggcgagggCCTACGTCCTGGCCCTGGCCGGCGAGCGCGGGGACGCGGCGATGACCGCGGTTGCCGTGTCCCGGTGGGACCCGGAGCACGCCGCCTTCCGGCTCCTCGGCGTGAAGCCCGGCGGCGCGGCGGTCTGCCACGCCGTGCCGGACGCGCAGGTCCTGCCGGCCATGAACGGGAAGAGTCCCGCCGCCAACTAA